The following are encoded together in the Pleurocapsa sp. FMAR1 genome:
- a CDS encoding HNH endonuclease: MPSRKALLLKRQKGVCSWCCLRFREGDLLETDHNIPRALGGKDEYKNLQLLHGHCHDEKTALDMEFIRNQRFIKYMDYINQTLAKSNWLWNENDFLIVSDNKE, from the coding sequence ATGCCTTCTCGAAAAGCATTACTGCTCAAGAGACAAAAAGGTGTGTGTTCCTGGTGTTGCTTACGCTTTCGTGAAGGAGATTTGTTAGAAACTGACCACAATATTCCTCGCGCCCTCGGTGGTAAAGACGAATATAAGAATCTACAACTCCTACATGGGCATTGCCATGACGAAAAAACTGCCCTTGACATGGAATTTATTAGAAATCAAAGATTCATAAAATACATGGATTACATCAACCAAACACTAGCTAAATCTAACTGGCTTTGGAATGAAAATGATTTTCTAATAGTTTCAGACAACAAAGAGTAG
- a CDS encoding outer membrane protein assembly factor BamB family protein, with amino-acid sequence MGSTSIDNLILHNQTIYASEKNGNLYAISIETRRIKWRSSINFIRYSNPVIYNNVLYANCIDGNLYALDVETGQEKWRFKTIKDMAVTPPTLRNGVLYIGSENGNIYAVDVNTRQKKWKFEIGQLRWLFSLPVIVNNVVYIGVKNSIIYAIDAEEGTEIWQSQIEDTYYLSPLCPLVVDDEFIYIGIGIGSLCAINIKSQEKSWQKLGRAIQRINSISLADGIIYCERSGAINAIEAESGKELWEFAAPEPDWWILKPNLWLPQIFNNLSKRFAGSSTIQFSSPVIADKVIYTFCDNGYLYALH; translated from the coding sequence ATAGGTAGTACTAGCATAGATAATTTAATATTACATAATCAAACAATCTACGCTAGTGAAAAGAATGGAAACCTTTACGCAATAAGTATTGAAACACGGAGGATAAAGTGGAGGTCATCAATCAATTTTATTCGCTATTCCAATCCAGTAATTTACAATAATGTTCTTTACGCTAATTGTATAGATGGAAATCTTTATGCTTTAGATGTGGAGACTGGTCAGGAAAAATGGAGATTTAAAACTATTAAAGATATGGCCGTAACTCCTCCTACATTGAGAAATGGAGTTCTTTATATTGGTAGTGAGAATGGTAATATTTATGCCGTAGATGTTAATACAAGGCAAAAAAAATGGAAATTTGAAATAGGTCAATTAAGATGGCTATTTTCCCTTCCTGTTATAGTTAATAATGTGGTTTATATAGGAGTTAAAAATAGTATTATCTATGCCATAGATGCTGAAGAGGGAACAGAAATCTGGCAATCTCAGATAGAGGATACATATTACCTTTCTCCGTTATGCCCACTAGTAGTTGACGACGAGTTTATCTATATAGGGATAGGCATTGGTTCTCTGTGTGCGATAAATATTAAAAGCCAGGAAAAATCATGGCAGAAATTAGGGCGTGCTATTCAACGAATCAACAGTATTTCACTAGCAGATGGAATTATTTATTGTGAGCGTTCAGGAGCTATCAATGCAATTGAAGCAGAATCGGGAAAAGAGTTATGGGAGTTTGCTGCACCCGAACCCGATTGGTGGATCTTAAAACCTAATCTCTGGCTACCTCAAATATTCAATAACTTAAGTAAGAGATTTGCAGGAAGCTCAACAATCCAATTTTCTTCTCCTGTAATTGCTGATAAAGTCATCTACACTTTCTGCGATAATGGATATTTATATGCTTTACATTAA
- a CDS encoding protein kinase domain-containing protein, with amino-acid sequence MQHELEKLIVEQYRIIDFLGAGLGGETYKALDLKNEQLVALKVLSLQQTSNWKILEMFEREASILAQLKHPRIPDYLIIFR; translated from the coding sequence ATGCAGCATGAGTTAGAAAAACTAATAGTAGAGCAATATCGGATTATAGATTTTTTGGGAGCAGGTCTAGGCGGGGAAACTTACAAAGCACTCGATCTTAAAAACGAACAATTAGTAGCTTTAAAGGTTTTATCTCTACAGCAGACAAGCAACTGGAAAATATTAGAAATGTTTGAAAGAGAAGCTAGTATTCTCGCTCAATTAAAACATCCTAGAATTCCTGATTATCTAATTATTTTCAGATAG
- the ltrA gene encoding group II intron reverse transcriptase/maturase gives MPNTDSVKLKTVGWDNIDWRKVDRYVYKLQTRIYAASRCGDIKQVRKLQKTLLRSWSNKALAVRRVTTENRGKKTAGVDGIKNLSPEVRVKLIGQLKLTGKSKPTRRVWIPKPGKDEKRPLGIPTMYDRALQGVVKAALEPEWEAQFESSSYGFRPGRSCHDAIRHIKDAIQKRAKYVLDADIAKCFDCINHNALLDKLNYRGKVRQQIKAWLKSGVIDKRVFTAVTDGTPQGGVVSPLLANVALHGIQRMLEEYAETLNMREDKYPHRTLSKNRKIQTLAFVRYADDFVVIHKSLEVIQKCRELISYWLKDIGLELKPSKTRIAHTLIPEYSEDGKVGFDFLGYYIRQYPSGRHKSAKNGANQIIGFNTLITPSKQSLIKHQENIKKTIKKHKHASQIDLINDLNPIIRGWCNYYSFSDAKTTGEFSRQDHLVYQKLRAWGRFRCKNLNTAHNKYFHQFGGRNWAFTTKKGNANSLRLLFHGKFESSSTSYIKVKGDKSPYDGDLVYWSTRMGRNPELPNTKALLLKKQKGKCSWCGLYFHNGDLLEKDHILATALGGKNEFSNYQLLHGGKCHNEKTN, from the coding sequence ATGCCTAATACAGATTCCGTAAAACTGAAGACTGTGGGATGGGACAATATCGATTGGCGAAAAGTTGATAGATACGTCTACAAGTTACAAACGCGCATTTACGCTGCTTCTCGTTGTGGAGATATTAAACAAGTCCGAAAACTCCAAAAAACACTATTGAGGTCTTGGTCGAATAAGGCTCTCGCGGTACGACGGGTAACGACAGAAAATCGAGGCAAGAAAACGGCAGGTGTGGATGGGATTAAAAACCTATCTCCAGAAGTCCGTGTGAAACTCATAGGACAACTTAAACTTACAGGCAAAAGTAAGCCTACTCGTAGAGTTTGGATACCTAAGCCTGGAAAAGATGAAAAGCGTCCATTAGGAATTCCCACAATGTACGACCGCGCCCTACAAGGAGTAGTGAAAGCTGCTCTCGAACCAGAATGGGAGGCTCAATTTGAATCTTCATCCTATGGATTTCGACCAGGAAGGTCATGTCACGACGCAATCAGACACATAAAAGATGCGATTCAGAAGAGAGCTAAGTACGTTCTAGATGCTGACATTGCAAAATGTTTTGATTGTATTAACCATAATGCTCTCTTAGACAAACTAAACTACAGAGGAAAAGTTCGGCAACAAATAAAAGCCTGGCTTAAATCTGGAGTAATTGACAAAAGAGTATTTACTGCTGTCACTGATGGAACGCCACAAGGCGGAGTGGTTAGCCCGCTTTTAGCGAATGTCGCCCTCCACGGCATCCAAAGAATGTTAGAAGAATACGCCGAAACACTTAATATGAGGGAAGATAAATATCCTCATCGTACATTAAGTAAAAATCGTAAGATTCAAACTCTGGCATTCGTAAGATACGCCGATGATTTTGTGGTCATACACAAGAGCCTTGAAGTAATCCAAAAGTGTCGAGAATTAATTTCTTATTGGTTAAAAGACATAGGCTTAGAATTAAAACCATCCAAAACCAGAATTGCCCATACTCTTATTCCAGAGTACAGCGAAGACGGAAAAGTAGGGTTTGATTTTCTCGGATATTACATCCGACAATACCCATCGGGCAGACATAAATCTGCAAAAAATGGGGCAAATCAAATCATTGGTTTTAACACACTCATAACCCCTTCTAAACAATCCCTTATTAAGCATCAAGAAAACATTAAAAAGACCATTAAGAAGCATAAACACGCTTCTCAAATCGATTTAATAAACGATTTGAATCCCATCATCAGGGGATGGTGCAATTACTACAGCTTTAGTGATGCAAAAACAACAGGCGAATTCTCAAGGCAAGACCATTTGGTCTATCAAAAACTGAGAGCATGGGGTAGGTTTCGATGTAAAAATCTGAACACCGCTCATAATAAATACTTTCACCAATTTGGTGGCAGAAACTGGGCATTCACAACCAAAAAAGGAAACGCGAATTCCCTTCGACTACTTTTTCATGGCAAATTTGAAAGCAGTTCAACTAGCTATATAAAAGTTAAAGGTGATAAAAGCCCTTATGACGGCGACCTAGTGTACTGGAGTACCAGAATGGGTAGAAATCCAGAGTTACCCAACACAAAAGCCTTATTGCTTAAAAAACAAAAAGGAAAATGTAGCTGGTGCGGACTCTACTTCCATAACGGAGATCTGTTAGAAAAAGACCATATTTTAGCTACCGCTTTAGGTGGCAAGAATGAGTTTAGTAACTACCAACTACTCCACGGTGGAAAATGTCACAACGAAAAAACAAATTAA
- the pyrF gene encoding orotidine-5'-phosphate decarboxylase — MKLFIDQLIEQIQAKRTPCIVGLDPALERIPESWLQKQGITQESSLVDCAEAIYQYNLMVLDAVADLVPAIKPQSAYYELYGSAGIVALEKTITAARDRDLLVVLDVKRGDIASTATAYAQSYLPSKPAHPLEADAITIVPYLGEDCLEPFFEEATKWGKGIFVCVKTSNPGAAIIQEQQIDGRYLYEIIADLIKPASDKSIGESGYSGIGAVVGATYPEAAIRLRKQLPNSLFLVPGVGAQGGGKEGIKACFNADGLGAVVSSSRAIMYPHQYDAADSNQKTIRQAAINLVGQVNEILK, encoded by the coding sequence ATGAAATTGTTTATTGACCAGCTTATTGAGCAAATTCAAGCAAAAAGAACTCCCTGCATCGTTGGATTAGATCCTGCTTTGGAGAGAATACCTGAAAGCTGGTTACAAAAACAGGGTATTACTCAAGAAAGTAGTTTAGTTGATTGTGCCGAAGCGATTTATCAATATAATCTAATGGTGTTAGATGCCGTTGCCGATCTTGTTCCTGCCATAAAACCTCAAAGTGCCTACTATGAGTTGTATGGTTCAGCGGGAATTGTGGCATTGGAAAAGACTATCACAGCAGCGCGCGATCGCGATTTATTGGTAGTGTTAGATGTAAAACGGGGAGATATAGCCTCTACAGCCACAGCTTACGCCCAAAGCTATTTACCAAGTAAACCAGCACACCCTTTAGAAGCTGATGCCATTACCATTGTTCCTTATTTGGGTGAAGACTGTCTCGAACCATTTTTTGAAGAAGCAACAAAATGGGGGAAAGGTATATTTGTCTGTGTAAAAACTTCTAACCCTGGTGCTGCGATAATTCAAGAACAGCAAATAGATGGCAGATATCTTTATGAAATTATTGCCGATTTAATTAAACCTGCTTCAGATAAAAGTATCGGCGAATCTGGCTATAGCGGTATTGGTGCAGTCGTCGGCGCAACCTATCCTGAAGCAGCTATTCGTCTACGTAAACAATTACCTAATAGTTTATTTCTTGTTCCAGGTGTAGGCGCACAGGGAGGAGGAAAAGAGGGCATCAAAGCCTGTTTTAATGCCGACGGTTTGGGTGCAGTAGTTAGTAGTTCTAGGGCAATTATGTATCCTCATCAATACGATGCTGCAGATTCAAATCAAAAAACTATTAGACAAGCTGCGATCAATTTGGTTGGTCAGGTGAACGAAATTTTAAAGTAA
- a CDS encoding NAD(P)H-quinone oxidoreductase subunit H, protein MAQIETRTEPMILNMGPHHPSMHGVLRLIVTLDGEDVIDCEPVIGYLHRGMEKIAENRTSVMYVPYVSRWDYAAGMFNEAITVNAPEKLAGIEVPKRAQYIRVIMLELNRIANHLLWLGPFMADVGAQTPFFYIFRERELIYDLWEAATGQRLINNNYFRIGGVSVDLPYGWIDKCEDFCDYFDPKIDEYEKLITNNPIFRRRVEGVGTISREQAINWGLSGPMLRASGVKWDLRKVDHYECYDDFDWDIHWETAGDCFARYLVRIREMRESIKIIRQALKGIPGGAYENLEARRMDEGRKSKWNDFEYQYIAKKVAPTFKIPEGEHYVRLESGKGELGIFIVGNDNVFPWRWKIRAPDFNNLQILPNILKGVKLADIMPILGSIDIIMGSVDR, encoded by the coding sequence ATGGCACAGATAGAAACTAGAACCGAACCCATGATTCTCAACATGGGACCTCATCATCCTTCAATGCACGGCGTTTTACGCCTGATTGTAACTCTTGATGGGGAAGATGTAATCGATTGTGAACCCGTAATCGGTTATCTTCATCGAGGTATGGAGAAGATTGCCGAAAACCGCACCAGCGTTATGTATGTTCCTTATGTAAGCCGTTGGGACTATGCTGCGGGGATGTTTAATGAAGCAATTACAGTCAATGCCCCCGAAAAGCTAGCTGGTATTGAAGTACCCAAGCGCGCCCAGTATATTCGGGTGATCATGCTAGAGTTAAACCGCATTGCTAATCATTTACTGTGGTTAGGTCCATTTATGGCAGATGTGGGCGCACAAACTCCCTTCTTTTATATTTTCCGTGAACGGGAGTTGATTTATGATTTATGGGAAGCTGCTACTGGACAAAGATTAATTAACAATAATTATTTCCGTATTGGTGGAGTATCTGTTGATTTACCCTACGGTTGGATCGACAAATGTGAAGATTTTTGTGATTACTTCGATCCCAAGATTGATGAGTATGAAAAGCTAATTACCAATAATCCTATTTTTCGTCGTCGCGTTGAAGGGGTAGGAACAATTAGCCGTGAGCAAGCTATTAACTGGGGTTTATCAGGACCAATGTTAAGAGCTTCTGGGGTTAAATGGGACTTACGCAAAGTAGATCACTATGAATGCTATGACGACTTCGACTGGGATATACATTGGGAAACTGCGGGAGATTGTTTTGCCCGTTATTTGGTGCGTATCCGTGAAATGCGCGAATCGATTAAAATTATTCGTCAAGCTCTAAAAGGTATTCCAGGCGGTGCTTATGAAAACCTTGAAGCACGCAGGATGGACGAGGGACGCAAATCTAAGTGGAACGACTTTGAGTATCAGTATATAGCCAAGAAAGTTGCGCCGACGTTCAAAATACCTGAAGGAGAACACTATGTTCGCCTAGAAAGTGGCAAGGGTGAACTAGGAATCTTTATTGTTGGCAATGATAATGTCTTTCCTTGGCGTTGGAAAATTCGCGCCCCTGACTTTAATAACCTACAAATTCTGCCAAATATACTCAAGGGAGTTAAATTAGCAGACATCATGCCTATTCTTGGCAGTATAGATATCATTATGGGTTCAGTTGATCGCTAG